One part of the Methylobacterium mesophilicum SR1.6/6 genome encodes these proteins:
- the mnmA gene encoding tRNA 2-thiouridine(34) synthase MnmA, whose protein sequence is MNALDLPKAPHQTRVVVAMSGGVDSSVVAGLLTRQGFDVVGVTLQLYDHGAATHRRGACCAGQDINDARAAAAHLGIPHYVLDYEDRFRDEVIEKFAESYLAGETPIPCVECNRTVKFRDLLGLARDLNADALATGHYVASRALPSGGRALHRALDPARDQSYFLYATTAEQLDFLRFPLGEMEKAETRALAKDLGLSLAEKPDSQDICFVPQGRYSDVIARLRPDAARPGEIVDLAGHVLGRHDGIVHYTVGQRKGLGLSGPEPLYVVRLEPDSARVVVGPRTALATTRIRLSDLNWIGEDSAASVRDLPVAVRVRSTRPPRPATLTIGPDGAAEVVLAEPEDGVSPGQACAIYADDGPRARVLGGGTIRRVDALSARPREAA, encoded by the coding sequence ATGAACGCCCTCGATCTTCCCAAAGCCCCCCACCAGACGCGCGTCGTCGTCGCCATGTCGGGCGGCGTCGATTCCTCCGTGGTGGCGGGTCTGCTGACGCGGCAGGGCTTCGACGTGGTCGGCGTCACGCTCCAACTCTACGACCACGGCGCGGCGACGCACCGTAGGGGCGCCTGCTGCGCCGGCCAGGACATCAATGACGCGCGCGCGGCAGCCGCGCATCTCGGCATCCCGCACTACGTCCTCGATTACGAGGATCGGTTCCGCGACGAAGTCATCGAGAAATTTGCCGAGAGCTACCTCGCCGGCGAGACGCCGATCCCCTGCGTCGAGTGCAACCGCACGGTGAAGTTCCGCGATCTGCTCGGCCTCGCCCGGGACCTGAACGCCGACGCGCTGGCCACCGGGCACTACGTCGCCAGCCGCGCGCTGCCGAGCGGCGGCCGGGCGCTGCATCGCGCCCTCGACCCCGCCCGGGACCAGAGCTACTTCCTCTACGCCACCACCGCCGAGCAGCTGGACTTCCTGCGCTTCCCGCTGGGCGAGATGGAGAAGGCCGAGACCCGCGCGCTGGCGAAGGACCTCGGCTTGTCGCTGGCCGAGAAGCCGGACAGCCAGGACATCTGCTTCGTGCCGCAGGGCCGCTACAGCGACGTCATCGCGCGCCTGCGCCCCGACGCTGCCCGCCCGGGCGAGATCGTCGATCTCGCGGGCCACGTGCTCGGCCGGCACGACGGCATCGTCCATTACACGGTCGGCCAGCGAAAGGGCCTCGGCCTGTCCGGGCCGGAACCCCTCTACGTGGTGCGGCTCGAGCCGGATTCGGCCCGCGTGGTCGTGGGCCCGCGCACGGCGCTCGCCACCACCCGCATCCGCCTCTCGGATCTGAACTGGATCGGCGAGGACTCCGCGGCGTCGGTGCGCGACCTGCCCGTGGCGGTGCGCGTGCGGTCCACGCGGCCGCCGCGCCCGGCGACGCTGACGATCGGGCCGGACGGCGCGGCCGAAGTGGTGCTCGCCGAGCCCGAGGACGGCGTGTCGCCGGGCCAGGCCTGCGCGATCTACGCCGATGACGGGCCCCGCGCCCGGGTTCTCGGCGGCGGCACCATCCGGCGCGTCGACGCGTTGTCGGCCCGGCCCCGCGAGGCCGCCTGA